From Methanolobus chelungpuianus, a single genomic window includes:
- a CDS encoding sodium:proton antiporter, translating into MDIAGEKGKVVMENLKYLNDSVMAILLLMPVTLLIVFEALDDNPTLKWLSIPTWIVYLLGLWYVTSRIFKLNKTLIAYIEEK; encoded by the coding sequence ATGGATATAGCAGGAGAAAAAGGCAAAGTAGTGATGGAGAACCTGAAATACCTGAACGATTCGGTAATGGCCATACTGCTGCTGATGCCTGTGACACTTTTGATAGTCTTTGAGGCCCTTGACGATAATCCTACCCTGAAATGGCTCTCCATTCCCACATGGATAGTGTACCTTCTGGGCCTCTGGTATGTCACATCACGGATATTCAAGCTCAACAAAACGCTTATAGCGTATATTGAAGAAAAGTAA
- a CDS encoding superoxide dismutase, which translates to MAKEFYKLPALKYGYADLEPYISEQQLRIHHDKHHQSYVDNANSLLQMMDKAREEGTDFDYKATAKAFSFNLGGHVLHDYFWWEMTPAEKASKEPVGELGEAIRDNYGSFERFKKEFSQTASTVEGSGWAALTYCSDTKRLGILQIEKHNVNLVPDYPIIMALDVWEHAYYLDYKNEKGKFIDAFWNIVDWEELDKWFRKTQNK; encoded by the coding sequence ATGGCTAAAGAATTCTATAAGTTACCGGCTTTGAAATACGGTTATGCTGACCTGGAACCATATATATCCGAGCAGCAGCTGCGGATACATCACGACAAGCACCACCAGTCCTATGTGGATAATGCAAATTCACTGTTGCAGATGATGGATAAAGCCAGAGAAGAAGGAACTGACTTTGACTATAAGGCAACTGCAAAAGCTTTTTCCTTCAACCTGGGTGGTCATGTACTGCATGATTATTTCTGGTGGGAGATGACACCCGCGGAAAAAGCCAGCAAGGAACCGGTAGGTGAACTGGGCGAAGCTATCAGGGATAATTATGGAAGCTTTGAAAGGTTCAAGAAGGAATTCAGCCAGACAGCATCGACTGTGGAAGGGTCCGGGTGGGCAGCATTGACCTATTGCAGCGATACTAAGAGGCTTGGAATCCTCCAGATCGAGAAACATAATGTGAACCTGGTGCCTGACTATCCTATAATCATGGCTCTGGACGTATGGGAACACGCCTACTATCTGGATTACAAGAACGAGAAAGGTAAGTTCATAGATGCGTTCTGGAACATAGTTGACTGGGAAGAACTGGACAAGTGGTTCAGGAAGACGCAAAACAAGTAA
- the ilvE gene encoding branched-chain-amino-acid transaminase: MSELLIYYNGEYVPKSKATTSVYDHGFLYGDGVFEGIRAYNGRVFKLREHVDRLYDSATAIALKIPMTKEEMEEAILETLRRNNLRDAYIRPIVSRGNGDLGLDPRKCAKPNIFIISQEWGAMYGDLYETGLTGVTVAVRRNAADALSPNIKSLNYLNNILAKIEANEKGGDEAIFFDSNGYLSEGSGDNIFIIKNGKVYTPPTVNNLRGITRATAIELLEEMGIKVHVENLGMFDLYTADEIFVTGTAAEAAPLVKVDGRAIGTGKPGPVTKKMVEAFKRVTQSTGTPIFR, from the coding sequence ATGAGTGAACTGCTGATCTACTACAACGGCGAGTATGTCCCCAAATCCAAGGCCACCACCTCTGTCTATGACCATGGTTTCCTCTACGGGGACGGCGTTTTTGAAGGCATAAGGGCTTACAACGGACGCGTCTTCAAGTTACGCGAGCATGTTGACAGGCTCTATGATTCCGCGACTGCCATAGCCCTGAAGATCCCCATGACCAAAGAGGAAATGGAGGAGGCTATCCTGGAGACCCTCAGGAGGAACAATCTCAGGGACGCTTACATCAGGCCCATCGTCTCAAGAGGCAACGGCGACCTTGGACTTGACCCGAGGAAGTGTGCAAAACCCAACATATTCATCATCAGCCAGGAATGGGGAGCAATGTACGGCGACCTTTATGAAACCGGGCTTACAGGCGTCACTGTCGCAGTCAGGAGGAACGCAGCAGATGCTCTTTCACCCAACATCAAGTCCCTGAACTATCTCAACAACATCCTAGCCAAGATCGAGGCCAACGAGAAGGGTGGCGATGAGGCGATCTTCTTTGACAGCAACGGTTACCTTTCCGAAGGCTCAGGAGACAACATATTCATCATCAAGAATGGCAAGGTCTACACCCCTCCCACAGTCAACAACCTGAGAGGCATCACAAGGGCAACTGCCATCGAGCTGCTTGAAGAGATGGGCATCAAGGTCCATGTTGAGAACCTGGGGATGTTCGACCTCTACACTGCTGACGAGATCTTCGTCACAGGTACCGCTGCGGAGGCCGCTCCTCTTGTCAAGGTCGACGGACGTGCAATAGGCACCGGAAAGCCGGGACCCGTCACGAAGAAGATGGTAGAAGCCTTCAAGCGTGTCACCCAGAGTACCGGCACCCCGATATTCAGGTAA